In one Elephas maximus indicus isolate mEleMax1 chromosome 9, mEleMax1 primary haplotype, whole genome shotgun sequence genomic region, the following are encoded:
- the CREB3 gene encoding cyclic AMP-responsive element-binding protein 3 isoform X2, with product MELALGPNDQDLLGFLLEESGDLGVAPEEALEAPLDWELPLSEEHVSVDTDSGSCGKVAQMTPLQVKEPAEQEIEELILTEEEKRLLEKEGLSLPGTLPLTKKEEQALKRVRRKIRNKKSAQESRRKKKVYVGGLESRILKYTAQNLELQNKVQLLEEENLSLLDQLRKLQAMVIQISNKTSSSSTCVLVLLFSFCLLLIPAMYSSDIRGSLPAEHGVLSRQLRSLPSEDPHQLELPALQSEVPKDSTNQLLDSSDHFLQVPGNSCCFLNHVPQDPGAEPPLKWTLSDPVSMHSCLSPILPLQTNLTRKGRWLSTHSPSSVILQVRYSG from the exons ATGGAGCTGGCACTGGGTCCCAACGACCAAGACCTGCTGGGTTTTCTGCTAGAGGAAAGCGGAGATTTGGGGGTGGCGCCGGAGGAGGCCCTGGAGGCTCCGCTGGACTGGGAGCTGCCGCTCTCCGAG GAACATGTCTCCGTAGATACAG ACAGTGGGAGCTGTGGGAAGGTGGCCCAGATGACTCCCCTGCAGGTGAAGGAGCCTGCAGAGCAG GAGATTGAGGAACTGATACTGACAGAGGAGGAGAAGAGGCTATTGGAGAAGGAGGGGCTTTCGCTGCCTGGGACACTTCCTCTTACTAAG AAGGAGGAACAAGCCCTCAAACGAGTACGGAGGAAGATTCGAAACAAAAAGTCTGCTCAAGAGAGTCGTAGGAAGAAGAAGGTGTATGTGGGAGGTTTAGAGAGCAG GATCTTGAAATACACAGCCCAGAATCTGGAGTTACAGAACAAGGTGCAGCTCTTGGAGGAAGAGAATCT GTCCCTTCTGGATCAGTTGAGGAAACTCCAAGCCATGGTGATTCAGATATCAAAcaaaaccagcagcagcagcacctgtGTCCTG GTCCTACtcttctccttctgcctcctCCTCATACCTGCGATGTACTCCTCTGACATAAGGGGGAGCCTGCCAGCAGAGCATGGAG TGTTGTCCCGCCAGCTTCGATCCCTCCCCAGTGAGGACCCTCACCAACTGGAGCTCCCTGCCCTGCAGTCAGAGGTACCAAAGGACAGCACAAACCAGTTGCTGGACAGCTCAGACCATTTCCTCCAGGTCCCTGGCAATTCTTGCTGCTTTTTGAACCACGTGCCTCAGGATCCTGGTGCAGAGCCTCCCCTGAAGTGGACCCTCTCTGACCCCGTCTCAATGCACTCCTGCCTAAGTCCCATCCTTCCCCTGCAGACCAATCTCACAAGAAAGGGTAGATGGCTCTCTACCCACAGCCCCTCGTCTGTCATCTTGCAGGTCAGATACTCAGGCTAG
- the CREB3 gene encoding cyclic AMP-responsive element-binding protein 3 isoform X1, giving the protein MELALGPNDQDLLGFLLEESGDLGVAPEEALEAPLDWELPLSEVLSDWDVEDFLSSLLSPPASLKALSSFNPCPVSHDHNYSLPQEHVSVDTDSGSCGKVAQMTPLQVKEPAEQEIEELILTEEEKRLLEKEGLSLPGTLPLTKKEEQALKRVRRKIRNKKSAQESRRKKKVYVGGLESRILKYTAQNLELQNKVQLLEEENLSLLDQLRKLQAMVIQISNKTSSSSTCVLVLLFSFCLLLIPAMYSSDIRGSLPAEHGVLSRQLRSLPSEDPHQLELPALQSEVPKDSTNQLLDSSDHFLQVPGNSCCFLNHVPQDPGAEPPLKWTLSDPVSMHSCLSPILPLQTNLTRKGRWLSTHSPSSVILQVRYSG; this is encoded by the exons ATGGAGCTGGCACTGGGTCCCAACGACCAAGACCTGCTGGGTTTTCTGCTAGAGGAAAGCGGAGATTTGGGGGTGGCGCCGGAGGAGGCCCTGGAGGCTCCGCTGGACTGGGAGCTGCCGCTCTCCGAG GTACTGAGTGATTGGGATGTGGAGGATTTCCTGAGTTCCCTGCTAAGTCCCCCAGCATCGTTGAAGGCTCTCAGCTCCTTCAATCCCTGTCCTGTCAGTCATGATCACAACTACTCTCTCCCACAGGAACATGTCTCCGTAGATACAG ACAGTGGGAGCTGTGGGAAGGTGGCCCAGATGACTCCCCTGCAGGTGAAGGAGCCTGCAGAGCAG GAGATTGAGGAACTGATACTGACAGAGGAGGAGAAGAGGCTATTGGAGAAGGAGGGGCTTTCGCTGCCTGGGACACTTCCTCTTACTAAG AAGGAGGAACAAGCCCTCAAACGAGTACGGAGGAAGATTCGAAACAAAAAGTCTGCTCAAGAGAGTCGTAGGAAGAAGAAGGTGTATGTGGGAGGTTTAGAGAGCAG GATCTTGAAATACACAGCCCAGAATCTGGAGTTACAGAACAAGGTGCAGCTCTTGGAGGAAGAGAATCT GTCCCTTCTGGATCAGTTGAGGAAACTCCAAGCCATGGTGATTCAGATATCAAAcaaaaccagcagcagcagcacctgtGTCCTG GTCCTACtcttctccttctgcctcctCCTCATACCTGCGATGTACTCCTCTGACATAAGGGGGAGCCTGCCAGCAGAGCATGGAG TGTTGTCCCGCCAGCTTCGATCCCTCCCCAGTGAGGACCCTCACCAACTGGAGCTCCCTGCCCTGCAGTCAGAGGTACCAAAGGACAGCACAAACCAGTTGCTGGACAGCTCAGACCATTTCCTCCAGGTCCCTGGCAATTCTTGCTGCTTTTTGAACCACGTGCCTCAGGATCCTGGTGCAGAGCCTCCCCTGAAGTGGACCCTCTCTGACCCCGTCTCAATGCACTCCTGCCTAAGTCCCATCCTTCCCCTGCAGACCAATCTCACAAGAAAGGGTAGATGGCTCTCTACCCACAGCCCCTCGTCTGTCATCTTGCAGGTCAGATACTCAGGCTAG